The Gammaproteobacteria bacterium region TGCTCCTGGACGATGAATTTGCCACGGTAGCCAAAGACAAAACGCTGGCGATTGTGCCGATGAAACCGTTGAAACCCAAAACGTCGTATCTGGTGACGGTGAGCAAGGGCTTAATGGGACGCAATGGTGATGCGGCCAAACCTTCGATTGCTTATGCATTGGCCAAGCGTACCTCGCCGCTGTTTGATGGCACCCACAGTACGGTGGCCGCACTGGATGATATCAGCGCGCAAAAATTTGAAGCGGTTCGGCAGTTGACCAATTTCGCAGAGTCGGCGGTTGAGGGATATACCGTGACCAATGATGTGACGAGCACTCCCGACTTGTTGGCGGCAGACATTGTGCTTAGCTGGTCGTTCACCACTCAATCCATTACCGACGTGATGAATGCGGTGTACAGTGCGGCGGTGAGCGCAACACCGGTGAGTTCGGTTACCTCAACGGCGATTGCTGAGTTGGCGGACATGGTTCCTGGAGCCAATGTGTATGAAGGGACGTTGAGCATTCCGTATTACCTGGATGCTGAAATTACCCCAACACATATTGGACCACTCACAGGTCATTGGCAGAGCGCAGATGGACGCGAAGTTTATTGGGCGAATCCGGTGGTGCCCAAGTCCACTACGCAAACCATTCCGCTGTTGTTGTCGGTACCCAAAACCGCCAAACCTGGGGCTGGTTGGCCGGTGGTGATATTCCAGCACGGCATTACTCGTTCACGTGCTGACATGCTGACATGCTGGCGGTGGCCAATAAATTAGCACTGGATGGTTTTGCAGTGGTGGCGATTGATTTGCCGTTGCACGGTATTTTGAGCACGGATGCGGGTGTTGGTCTGCTGTTGACCAAGGGGGCGGCTGAGCGAAATTTTGCGTTGGATCTAGTGAGTCAAAATGCCGATGGCAGCATTGCTGCGTCGGGGGCGGATGGTGTGGTTGACAGTTCCGGCCGGCACTATATCAACTTTACCTCGCTGTTGACCGCACGTGACAATACTCGTCAGGCGGTGGCGGACTTGTTTGCGCTGACATCGTCGTTGACTGACATGAGCTATGACAATGTGGTCGGCGGTGACTTTGATACCAGCAAAATTTATTTTGTGGGGCACTCACTGGGCGGCATTGTTGGCTCAATGTTCCTGCGCTATGACAGTCGGGTACGCGATGCCGTGC contains the following coding sequences:
- a CDS encoding Ig-like domain-containing protein, coding for MKNKFLILSVSLLTLLVSGCWDDSRSTHLQDRLATDSNPDSMFIAEFDPANSVIPFPNNLLFAAVSGSDGSVAQAADGTVNVPYKATDDDASVKAALSALDGFSTTAPITTTFNSTIDAASVIGSVRVFEVTLSGVGGAVVAINRELLLDDEFATVAKDKTLAIVPMKPLKPKTSYLVTVSKGLMGRNGDAAKPSIAYALAKRTSPLFDGTHSTVAALDDISAQKFEAVRQLTNFAESAVEGYTVTNDVTSTPDLLAADIVLSWSFTTQSITDVMNAVYSAAVSATPVSSVTSTAIAELADMVPGANVYEGTLSIPYYLDAEITPTHIGPLTGHWQSADGREVYWANPVVPKSTTQTIPLLLSVPKTAKPGAGWPVVIFQHGITRSRADMLTCWRWPIN